The sequence CAACGGGTAGTATTTAAGCTGCAAAAGAGAATTTACCAGGCATCATTATCGGGACAAAATGCAAAAGCTCGGAAGCTCCAAAAACTTCTAGTCAAGTCATATTACGCCAAACTCTTAGCAATTAGAAGGGTAACTCAAGATAATCAAGGCAAGAAGACATCCGGGATAGATGGGGTTAAATCCATCACACCCAAACAACGATTAGAACTTGCCCAAAACTTGAATAAATACCAAAAGGCAAAACCACTCCGAAGGAAATGGATACCCAAACCCAACGGTGAGGAAAGACCTCTAGGAATTCCAACTATAAACGACAGAGTAAGGCAAGCC is a genomic window of Planktothrix tepida PCC 9214 containing:
- a CDS encoding reverse transcriptase N-terminal domain-containing protein; amino-acid sequence: QRVVFKLQKRIYQASLSGQNAKARKLQKLLVKSYYAKLLAIRRVTQDNQGKKTSGIDGVKSITPKQRLELAQNLNKYQKAKPLRRKWIPKPNGEERPLGIPTINDRVRQALVKSALEPQWEARFEGESYGFRPGRSAHDAMSRVFHSIKQGEYYILDADISKCFDQINHDYLLSKIDCPSIIKAQIRQW